One Papio anubis isolate 15944 chromosome 18, Panubis1.0, whole genome shotgun sequence genomic window, aaggaagaaaggaaaacatctgGCACAGATACACAGAGAGAGGAATGACATGAAGGGATTGGCTTGAAAAGTGAGGGAGGATGGAGGGGTTAGGACTTGGAGGGTGAGGGGCAAATGTGGGAGAGGGCTGAGTCCATTTGGTTTCAATCTTTGTAAAAAGTAATACCATCACGAGGACCATGCCATGCAACCTCAGAGACATCTCTGTACACTTCCGCCAAGGCTGTGCTGGGCGTGGGGCAGAGGTCAGAGGTCAGTTCAGACGGGCGTGGTGCGCCTGTTGGCCGGATTATTATGCAGTGACTCTTTGAACTCTTTGGGTGTGGAATTGTGGAACTGTAGAAAAGCGTGGTCCCGGTCGGAGTTGAGGAGGGTCCCCATGGTGATCTTTGAGGGGTCCCGGGAGAGGGTGAACATCGAGATGTCAGTGGAAGGGATGGTGTGGAAGCCTTTGCTGATGGGGGACAGGTCTCGGGATCTGGGCTCGGTGGAGCGAGAACTTGACCGCCTCCGGAATCGATACCTGTAGGGTGGGAGGCGGGCAAAAGTGGATTTCTTCAGGAACTCCGAGTGAGATTTGGCTCGTAACTGCTGATGTTTTTCAATATAGATGTGCACGGCAACCACTCCTACAATTTCTGCGATGATGAAAGAGAAGGCTCCGAAATAAAAGGACCAACCATAGGAGTAACTTTTTTTGGAGTCACGCTGCCCGGGGTCTCCAGCGTTGGCTGATATATAAACTATGATGCCAATGATGTTGCTTAACCCtaagagaaggggaaaagaaaaatacatcctTTATAAACCTCAGCGAGAACTGTCACTttccatcttaaaatatttatagaaaatgtggAGATAATGGGGAGAGAGGATAATGGACTATAGCTGGGAAATCCAACCACTGAGATCTTCTTGCA contains:
- the CACNG3 gene encoding voltage-dependent calcium channel gamma-3 subunit; this translates as MRMCDRGIQMLITTVGAFAAFSLMTIAVGTDYWLYSRGVCRTKSTSDNETSRKNEEVMTHSGLWRTCCLEGAFRGVCKKIDHFPEDADYEQDTAEYLLRAVRASSVFPILSVTLLFFGGLCVAASEFHRSRHNVILSAGIFFVSAGLSNIIGIIVYISANAGDPGQRDSKKSYSYGWSFYFGAFSFIIAEIVGVVAVHIYIEKHQQLRAKSHSEFLKKSTFARLPPYRYRFRRRSSSRSTEPRSRDLSPISKGFHTIPSTDISMFTLSRDPSKITMGTLLNSDRDHAFLQFHNSTPKEFKESLHNNPANRRTTPV